In Arthrobacter sp. StoSoilB5, one genomic interval encodes:
- a CDS encoding Gfo/Idh/MocA family oxidoreductase — protein sequence MSIGTIPSGHLNGHGMTPKLRIAVVGAGYWGPNLARNLKASPDWELVAICDLDVERGLRLAETVGGVAVVESLDELLDTYNLDAVAVATPAHTHHGVVMTALRAGMHVLVEKPLADSRAKGLEMVEEAKARGLVLMADHTYCFTPAVLKIQELVSSGALGDILYVDSVRINLGLVQPDVNVFWDLAPHDLSILDFVLPGGLHPTEIAAHGADPLGTGRDCVGHLTFGLPNDAMVHIHVNWLSPTKIRQMIIGGSKRTLVWDDLNPQQRLSVYDRGVSLEQQPRSAADKKNSAISYRLGDTWSPALQEREPLGQVVAELAGSIRNHTIPRTSGESGLRVLSVLEAVTQSLGKDGQSTIVAGNEVALQVAQ from the coding sequence ATGAGCATAGGAACTATTCCATCAGGCCACCTTAACGGCCACGGGATGACCCCGAAGTTACGGATCGCCGTGGTCGGAGCAGGATATTGGGGGCCGAACCTCGCCAGGAACCTCAAAGCAAGCCCGGACTGGGAACTCGTGGCGATTTGCGATCTCGACGTCGAACGCGGCCTCCGGCTGGCCGAAACAGTAGGCGGCGTCGCCGTCGTTGAGTCCTTGGACGAACTCCTGGACACGTACAACCTGGACGCAGTCGCCGTAGCCACCCCGGCGCACACGCATCACGGAGTAGTGATGACAGCCTTGCGGGCCGGCATGCACGTGCTCGTCGAGAAACCACTGGCGGATAGCCGTGCCAAGGGCCTGGAAATGGTGGAGGAAGCCAAGGCGCGCGGCCTGGTCCTCATGGCAGACCATACCTATTGTTTTACGCCCGCAGTTTTGAAGATCCAGGAGCTCGTATCCAGTGGGGCATTGGGCGACATCCTTTATGTCGACTCCGTGCGTATCAACCTCGGACTCGTCCAACCGGACGTCAACGTGTTCTGGGACCTTGCACCCCACGATCTCTCGATCCTGGATTTCGTCCTTCCGGGAGGCCTGCACCCCACCGAGATCGCCGCCCACGGCGCAGATCCGCTGGGAACGGGCCGCGACTGTGTAGGCCACTTGACCTTCGGCCTGCCAAACGACGCCATGGTCCATATCCACGTGAACTGGCTCAGTCCCACCAAAATCCGCCAGATGATCATTGGCGGCTCAAAGAGGACGCTCGTCTGGGACGACCTGAACCCGCAACAACGCCTCAGCGTCTACGATCGCGGAGTCAGCCTGGAACAGCAGCCCCGGTCTGCGGCGGACAAAAAGAACTCAGCCATCTCCTATCGCCTGGGCGACACCTGGTCACCAGCGTTGCAGGAACGCGAACCGTTGGGCCAGGTGGTCGCCGAGCTGGCCGGATCCATCCGGAACCACACGATACCGCGCACCAGTGGCGAATCCGGGCTCAGGGTCCTCTCAGTACTGGAGGCCGTCACCCAAAGCCTTGGAAAAGACGGCCAGTCAACCATTGTTGCCGGCAACGAGGTCGCTCTCCAGGTCGCACAGTGA
- a CDS encoding glycosyltransferase: MNQISLCVSTYNRVDDLKRLLSSALAQEPAIPIIVYDDASSDGTPEVVREQFPGVQLISGQENVGLIAARNICIKAASTPFVLILDDDAYFRSVSTARQTLADFSSAAIAAVAVPFTENGALMQGHRGGDTVELARSFIGAAHALRRDAVLACGGLRESYRFYCEESDIAIRLLASGLVVRHGTADPVEHCPNADRQPLRRRQLRWRSELRFKWYHTPALLVVPVLVGHLGLLLVRSGQFGGLRESLRLCYTSCRDVLASRSERKGVDIRTYLLWRRLAKLPRVTLDAADHILAAGRAPGERNLQGRGISLRR; the protein is encoded by the coding sequence ATGAACCAGATCAGTTTGTGCGTCTCGACCTACAACCGCGTCGATGATCTCAAGAGGTTGCTTTCGAGTGCTCTTGCCCAGGAACCCGCAATCCCCATCATTGTCTACGACGACGCATCCTCGGACGGGACGCCAGAGGTGGTTCGAGAGCAGTTTCCCGGCGTTCAGCTCATTTCCGGCCAGGAAAACGTCGGCCTGATCGCTGCCCGGAACATTTGCATCAAGGCAGCATCCACTCCCTTCGTCCTCATTTTGGACGATGACGCATACTTTCGGTCCGTCTCCACGGCCCGGCAAACGCTGGCGGACTTTTCGTCAGCTGCCATTGCAGCGGTTGCCGTTCCCTTTACCGAGAATGGTGCCCTAATGCAGGGCCATCGGGGCGGCGATACTGTTGAGCTGGCCAGGAGCTTTATCGGCGCCGCACACGCTCTGCGCCGGGATGCAGTACTTGCCTGTGGCGGTTTGCGTGAATCGTATAGGTTCTACTGCGAGGAATCCGATATAGCGATTCGTCTTTTGGCCTCTGGCCTCGTAGTCAGGCACGGCACCGCAGATCCGGTTGAGCACTGCCCGAATGCTGACCGCCAACCTTTGCGAAGGCGCCAACTGCGGTGGCGTAGCGAACTTCGTTTCAAGTGGTATCACACGCCCGCTTTGCTTGTGGTGCCCGTGCTCGTTGGTCACCTGGGCCTTCTGCTGGTGAGGTCCGGGCAGTTTGGTGGCCTCCGGGAATCTCTTCGGCTGTGCTACACATCCTGCAGAGACGTCCTCGCGTCACGGTCCGAACGCAAGGGAGTGGATATCCGGACCTACCTCCTGTGGAGGCGGCTTGCCAAGCTTCCCCGAGTGACCCTGGACGCGGCCGACCATATCCTTGCGGCTGGACGTGCTCCCGGTGAGCGGAATCTTCAGGGGCGCGGCATATCCCTCAGACGATGA
- a CDS encoding DUF5703 family protein has translation MKEQFRGSSEERQRDYARQYEYLVLTVGPDDSLPEARRRLAEHSEYGKWELERSRLYLGGGRRFWLRRKVYSVQRTV, from the coding sequence ATGAAGGAACAATTTCGAGGCAGCTCCGAAGAGCGCCAACGTGACTATGCACGTCAGTACGAGTACCTCGTACTGACGGTCGGACCTGACGATTCACTGCCCGAAGCCCGGCGTCGGCTCGCGGAGCATTCGGAGTACGGGAAATGGGAGTTGGAACGTAGCCGGCTATACCTCGGCGGCGGCAGGCGCTTTTGGTTGCGCCGCAAAGTCTATTCCGTGCAGCGCACGGTCTAG
- a CDS encoding M20/M25/M40 family metallo-hydrolase — protein sequence MSVIRPEDEVVRICQELIRIDSSNFGDDTGPGERAAAEYTAGLISEVGLDAEIFESAPGRANVVTRMAGEDPSADALVVHGHLDVVPALKDQWSVDPFSGELKDGLIWGRGAVDMKDMDAMILSVMRNFARTGRKPKRDIIFAFFADEEAGGTYGARYAVEHRRELFDGATEAISEVGGFSATIGGQRTYLLQTAEKGLSWLRLVAHGRAGHGSQINTDNAVTRLAAAVTRIGEYKWPVELTPTTRQFLDGVTELTGVEFDADNPDIILKELGTVARFVGATLQNTSNPTLLRSGYKHNVIPESAEAFVDCRTLPGQQELVFETIKELAGDGVEISYVNKDVSLEVPFAGNLVDSMIDALHSEDPGAKVLPYTLSGGTDNKSLSKIGITGYGFAPLMLPDELDFTGMFHGVDERVPEESLKFGARVLDRLLSNY from the coding sequence ATGTCTGTCATCCGCCCCGAAGACGAAGTTGTCCGGATCTGCCAGGAGCTCATCCGTATCGACTCCTCCAACTTCGGCGATGACACCGGACCGGGCGAACGGGCCGCTGCGGAGTACACGGCCGGCCTCATCAGCGAAGTGGGTCTCGATGCCGAGATTTTCGAGTCAGCACCGGGACGCGCCAACGTCGTAACGCGCATGGCAGGGGAGGACCCGTCAGCTGACGCCCTGGTTGTCCACGGACACCTGGACGTTGTACCGGCCCTGAAGGATCAGTGGAGCGTTGATCCGTTCAGCGGCGAACTGAAAGACGGCCTGATCTGGGGCCGTGGAGCTGTGGACATGAAGGACATGGATGCCATGATCCTTTCAGTCATGCGGAACTTCGCCAGGACTGGCCGCAAGCCCAAGCGGGATATCATTTTCGCCTTCTTCGCCGACGAGGAAGCCGGCGGCACTTATGGTGCCCGCTATGCCGTGGAGCACCGGCGCGAATTGTTCGACGGAGCCACCGAGGCTATCTCCGAAGTCGGCGGATTCTCCGCGACCATCGGCGGTCAGCGGACCTACTTGCTTCAAACTGCCGAAAAGGGCCTTTCCTGGTTGCGGCTGGTGGCCCATGGACGGGCTGGCCACGGCTCGCAGATCAATACGGACAACGCGGTCACCCGGCTTGCGGCGGCTGTCACCAGGATCGGAGAATACAAGTGGCCTGTAGAGCTGACCCCCACCACCAGGCAGTTCCTGGACGGCGTGACTGAGCTAACGGGCGTCGAGTTTGATGCCGACAACCCGGACATCATCCTCAAAGAACTCGGCACGGTTGCCCGGTTCGTGGGCGCAACGCTGCAAAATACCTCCAACCCCACCCTGCTCCGCTCCGGCTACAAGCACAATGTCATCCCGGAATCGGCCGAGGCATTCGTGGACTGCCGCACGCTGCCCGGCCAGCAGGAACTGGTGTTCGAAACCATCAAGGAGCTCGCTGGAGACGGCGTGGAGATCAGCTACGTTAACAAGGATGTGTCCCTTGAAGTGCCCTTTGCCGGCAACCTGGTGGACTCCATGATCGATGCCTTGCACTCCGAGGACCCGGGCGCCAAGGTGCTTCCTTACACCCTTTCCGGAGGCACCGATAACAAGTCCTTGAGCAAGATCGGCATCACAGGTTACGGCTTCGCTCCGCTGATGCTGCCGGACGAGCTGGACTTCACCGGCATGTTCCATGGAGTGGACGAGAGAGTGCCGGAGGAGTCCCTGAAATTCGGGGCGCGCGTCCTGGACAGGCTGCTGAGCAACTACTAG
- a CDS encoding sugar transferase, with amino-acid sequence MVKVPVLRSGKEGAPQGAHPFSLGAAFTAKPAVADVNPPVSPWIDKSVAAQRAEKAGLAALRADVTLNLKPPVTHRRSALARRYGWTRLLTNSLRLADTALVAAAVTAGFLLNTDGLSVAVGGTGHERHLMLGFILGVAWLGALEVYRTRDPKVLGVGPEEYKRVLSASLRVFGFLGIVAVVFRLESASSFVLVSLPVGLVALTGSRWMFRRWLTREKSRGRCLSRAIVVGEPQDVRYVIKQINRKSGAAYNILGACLPGARRGAVLVVDNDRVPVLSSIYGIAHTVRQTGANAVIVAGPVPGGNQFIQELGWRLEEDSAELVLAATLTNVAGPRIHWRPVEGLPLMHVDIPHYSGGKHTLKRLMDIVVSAAALLCLAPLLAVLALIVRLDSPGPVLFRQERIGRRGTTFQMLKFRSMVVDAEARLEELSGKDQGAGVLFKIREDPRVTKCGRWMRKYSLDELPQFWNVLAGNMSLVGPRPPLLREVSGYERHTHRRLLIKPGITGLWQINGRSDLPWDEAVRLDLYYVENWSIAGDLMIMWRTFRAMIQPSGAY; translated from the coding sequence ATGGTAAAGGTTCCAGTCTTGCGTTCGGGCAAGGAGGGCGCACCACAAGGTGCGCACCCCTTTTCCTTGGGCGCGGCGTTCACAGCCAAACCTGCCGTCGCCGATGTCAATCCGCCGGTGTCTCCCTGGATTGACAAGTCCGTTGCTGCACAACGGGCTGAAAAGGCGGGACTGGCGGCGTTGAGGGCAGATGTCACCCTGAACCTCAAGCCGCCAGTCACCCACCGCCGCTCCGCCCTGGCCCGCCGGTACGGCTGGACGCGGTTGCTTACCAACAGCCTTCGCTTGGCAGATACCGCTCTTGTAGCTGCGGCCGTGACGGCCGGTTTCCTCTTGAACACGGATGGCCTTTCCGTTGCGGTGGGCGGCACGGGCCATGAGCGGCACCTCATGCTCGGTTTTATACTCGGCGTTGCCTGGTTGGGCGCGCTGGAGGTCTACCGGACACGGGATCCGAAGGTGCTGGGGGTGGGCCCCGAAGAATACAAACGCGTCCTGTCCGCGAGCCTGCGTGTTTTCGGCTTCCTGGGAATCGTGGCGGTTGTTTTCCGGCTCGAGTCCGCAAGCTCATTCGTCCTGGTGTCGCTGCCGGTGGGCTTGGTGGCCCTGACAGGTAGCCGGTGGATGTTCCGGCGCTGGCTGACCCGTGAAAAATCACGCGGCCGTTGCCTCTCCCGTGCCATTGTGGTGGGAGAGCCCCAGGACGTCAGATACGTCATCAAGCAAATCAACCGGAAGTCCGGTGCCGCCTACAACATCCTGGGGGCATGCCTTCCAGGGGCACGGCGTGGCGCCGTCCTGGTGGTGGATAACGATCGCGTCCCCGTCCTGTCATCGATTTACGGCATTGCCCACACCGTGCGCCAGACGGGCGCCAACGCGGTGATCGTTGCCGGTCCTGTCCCCGGGGGCAACCAATTCATCCAGGAGTTGGGCTGGCGCTTGGAGGAAGATTCCGCCGAACTTGTCCTGGCAGCAACGTTGACCAACGTGGCCGGCCCGCGCATCCACTGGCGTCCCGTGGAGGGATTGCCCTTGATGCACGTGGATATTCCGCACTACTCGGGCGGCAAACACACGCTCAAGCGCCTGATGGACATCGTGGTCTCCGCTGCTGCTTTGCTCTGCCTGGCGCCGCTTCTGGCGGTTCTGGCGCTGATAGTCAGGTTGGACAGCCCGGGTCCCGTGCTTTTCAGGCAGGAACGGATCGGTAGGCGAGGCACCACCTTCCAGATGCTGAAGTTCCGTTCCATGGTGGTTGACGCCGAAGCGCGGCTGGAAGAACTCAGCGGGAAGGACCAGGGAGCCGGCGTCCTCTTCAAGATCCGTGAGGATCCCCGCGTCACCAAGTGCGGCCGTTGGATGCGCAAGTACTCCCTGGACGAGCTACCGCAGTTCTGGAATGTGCTGGCCGGAAACATGAGCCTGGTAGGCCCCCGCCCGCCACTCCTGCGCGAAGTCAGTGGCTACGAACGGCACACCCACCGCAGGCTTCTCATCAAACCCGGAATCACCGGCTTGTGGCAGATCAATGGACGATCAGACCTCCCATGGGATGAAGCCGTCCGGCTGGACCTCTATTACGTCGAAAACTGGTCCATAGCCGGCGATCTGATGATTATGTGGCGGACCTTCCGGGCCATGATCCAGCCCTCCGGAGCCTATTGA
- a CDS encoding DegT/DnrJ/EryC1/StrS family aminotransferase — protein sequence MTTSETSLARIDVMKPWLGEEEAQAVAEVIASGWVAQGPKVRQFEEAFALEQQAGFAVAVSSCTSALHLALAVAGVGPGDDVVVPSFSFIATANAPTYVGARAVFADVDVLTGCVTAETVAAALTPATRAVIAVDQGGVPVDLDPLRALCDPLGIIVIEDAACGIGSRYRGRPVGAGAELAAWSFHPRKILTTGEGGMLSTPRQDFADRSRRLREHAMSLSAAERHASILAPAEEYLEIGFNYRMTDLQAAVGLVQLGRLHQAVQRRRELAANYAHAFAGIEGLRLVDDPGYGTGNFQSCWLEVGPAFPMGRDALMTRLAEDGISARRGIMAAHRQPAYAGTNTDAVSLEATEWLTDHTLILPLYHQLSLGDQIRVIDSILRAAGQGR from the coding sequence ATGACCACCTCCGAGACCTCGCTGGCACGTATCGACGTCATGAAACCCTGGCTCGGAGAAGAAGAAGCCCAAGCCGTGGCCGAAGTCATCGCATCCGGCTGGGTGGCCCAAGGCCCCAAGGTCAGGCAGTTCGAGGAAGCCTTCGCCCTGGAGCAACAGGCTGGCTTCGCCGTAGCGGTCTCCAGTTGCACTTCTGCCCTGCACCTGGCGCTCGCCGTAGCCGGGGTAGGACCAGGAGACGACGTCGTCGTCCCGTCCTTCTCCTTCATTGCCACGGCCAACGCACCAACATACGTAGGCGCCCGGGCGGTCTTCGCCGACGTCGACGTCCTAACAGGTTGTGTCACCGCTGAAACCGTTGCCGCCGCCTTGACGCCTGCCACGCGGGCTGTCATTGCCGTGGACCAAGGCGGAGTGCCCGTTGATCTCGATCCTCTTCGGGCCCTCTGCGATCCCCTTGGCATCATCGTCATCGAGGACGCAGCCTGCGGCATCGGTTCACGCTACCGCGGCCGTCCAGTGGGAGCCGGTGCCGAACTGGCCGCCTGGTCCTTCCACCCCCGCAAAATCCTGACCACAGGGGAGGGCGGGATGCTCTCCACACCGCGGCAGGATTTCGCCGACCGGTCCCGCCGACTCCGCGAACACGCAATGAGCCTCTCAGCCGCGGAACGTCACGCCAGCATCCTTGCCCCCGCCGAGGAGTACCTCGAAATAGGGTTCAACTACCGCATGACTGACCTTCAGGCCGCCGTCGGGCTCGTCCAACTAGGCCGCCTACACCAAGCAGTACAACGCAGGCGCGAACTCGCCGCCAACTACGCGCATGCCTTCGCGGGCATCGAAGGCCTCCGGTTAGTGGACGACCCCGGATACGGAACCGGAAACTTCCAGTCTTGCTGGCTGGAAGTAGGCCCGGCGTTCCCCATGGGAAGGGACGCACTGATGACCCGCCTGGCAGAGGACGGAATTTCGGCACGACGCGGCATCATGGCCGCACACCGGCAACCCGCCTACGCCGGGACGAACACGGACGCGGTTTCACTGGAAGCAACTGAGTGGCTGACGGACCACACGCTCATCCTGCCCCTCTACCACCAGCTCTCCTTGGGCGACCAGATCCGGGTCATTGATTCAATACTTCGCGCGGCAGGACAGGGAAGATGA
- a CDS encoding acyl-CoA dehydrogenase family protein, which produces MTPEEILPEALLERLRGRAAGYDQNNLFFHEDLEELVNAGYLKLFVPEGDGGMGLGLEAVAALQQRLATAAPATALAVNMHLVWTGVAQVMATRGDDSLDFVLKEAGRGEVFAFGISEAGNDSMLFDSTTVAEPLPDGGYRFTGRKIFTSLSRGWTRLGTFGKDADARDGEGELVFGFLRRDEPGHETLSDWDTLGMRASASNTTLLHGAVIPPERIFRKLPVGPNQDLLIFAIFACFETLLAAVYTGLAQRAFTLGVENVKRRTSAKHGGRSFAQDPDIRWKVADAALAMDGIYPQLSAVARDIDNLVDHGPQWFPKLVGLKSRATENARYVVDLAIRITGGSSYFRGSEMERLYRDVLAGIFHPSNDESAHNTVANAWLGPLEN; this is translated from the coding sequence ATGACTCCAGAGGAAATCCTGCCAGAGGCCCTTCTTGAGCGGCTACGTGGACGCGCTGCCGGCTACGACCAAAACAACCTGTTCTTCCACGAGGACCTCGAGGAGCTGGTGAACGCCGGCTATCTGAAGCTTTTCGTGCCGGAGGGCGACGGCGGCATGGGCCTTGGGCTCGAAGCGGTGGCTGCGCTTCAGCAACGGCTCGCGACGGCGGCCCCGGCCACAGCGTTGGCTGTCAACATGCACTTGGTCTGGACCGGCGTCGCGCAGGTCATGGCCACGCGGGGTGATGACTCGCTGGACTTCGTGCTTAAGGAAGCAGGCCGAGGCGAGGTTTTTGCGTTCGGCATTTCGGAGGCCGGCAATGATTCGATGCTGTTCGATTCCACCACGGTTGCTGAGCCGCTGCCGGATGGCGGCTATCGCTTTACTGGCCGGAAGATCTTCACGAGCCTCTCCCGTGGCTGGACCCGTCTAGGGACGTTCGGCAAGGATGCGGACGCCAGGGATGGCGAGGGCGAACTCGTATTCGGCTTTCTCCGCCGTGACGAACCCGGCCATGAGACGCTCAGTGACTGGGACACGCTGGGCATGCGGGCAAGTGCGTCGAACACCACCTTGCTGCATGGCGCGGTCATTCCTCCGGAACGGATCTTCCGAAAATTGCCTGTGGGCCCCAACCAGGACTTGCTGATCTTCGCCATTTTCGCTTGTTTCGAGACGCTGCTTGCCGCCGTCTACACGGGACTGGCGCAACGTGCCTTCACACTGGGCGTTGAGAATGTGAAGCGTCGGACCTCGGCGAAGCACGGCGGTCGGAGTTTCGCGCAGGATCCGGACATCCGCTGGAAAGTTGCCGACGCGGCGCTGGCCATGGACGGTATCTATCCCCAGTTGTCGGCAGTTGCGCGCGATATCGATAACCTGGTGGACCATGGACCCCAGTGGTTCCCCAAGCTTGTTGGGCTCAAGTCGCGGGCCACGGAAAACGCCCGGTACGTGGTGGATCTGGCGATCAGGATCACGGGAGGATCCAGCTACTTCCGGGGCTCGGAAATGGAGCGCCTCTACCGCGACGTTCTCGCCGGAATTTTCCATCCGTCCAATGACGAGTCAGCGCATAACACAGTGGCAAACGCTTGGCTGGGGCCTTTGGAAAACTAA
- a CDS encoding NAD-dependent epimerase/dehydratase family protein, with protein sequence MKKLLGANVLVTGGAGTIGSTLVDQLLDAGAAHVDVLDNLVRGRRANLSDALATELVQLVEGDLRDRDLVHDLTRGKDLVFHQAAIRITQCAEEPRLALEVLVDGTFNVYEAAVEHNVDKVIAASSASVYGMAEDFPTKERHHHHNNDTFYGAAKSFNEGMARSFRAMSGLDYVMLRYFNVYGPRMDVHGLYTEVLVRWMERIVDGLPPLIFGSGHQTMDFIHTADVARANILAATSDVREGAYNVASGTETSLAELAQTLLRVMQSPLHLEHGPERAVNGVARRLADVTAAKRDLGFEAAIELEDGLRSLVTWWRPLREEIAASRQLARPEAPSVGAR encoded by the coding sequence GTGAAGAAGCTGCTCGGCGCCAACGTCCTGGTCACCGGAGGCGCCGGAACCATCGGATCCACCCTGGTAGACCAACTGCTCGACGCCGGTGCGGCGCACGTGGACGTGCTGGACAACCTGGTCAGGGGACGCCGGGCCAACCTCAGCGACGCCTTGGCCACCGAACTTGTGCAACTGGTGGAAGGTGACCTGCGGGACCGGGACCTGGTCCACGACCTCACGCGGGGCAAAGACCTGGTTTTCCATCAGGCTGCAATCCGCATCACCCAATGCGCTGAGGAACCACGATTGGCCCTCGAGGTACTGGTGGATGGAACCTTCAACGTGTACGAAGCCGCCGTGGAACACAACGTCGACAAAGTCATCGCGGCGTCGAGCGCTTCCGTCTACGGAATGGCCGAAGACTTCCCCACCAAAGAACGCCACCACCATCACAACAACGACACCTTTTATGGCGCCGCCAAATCATTCAACGAAGGCATGGCGCGGAGCTTCCGGGCAATGTCCGGCCTGGACTACGTAATGCTGAGGTACTTCAATGTGTACGGGCCCCGCATGGACGTGCACGGACTTTATACAGAAGTACTGGTCCGTTGGATGGAACGGATAGTCGATGGCCTGCCGCCGCTGATATTCGGCAGCGGCCACCAGACCATGGACTTCATCCACACCGCGGACGTCGCCAGGGCCAACATTCTGGCCGCCACCAGCGACGTCCGCGAAGGCGCATACAACGTAGCCAGCGGCACGGAAACCAGCCTCGCCGAACTGGCACAAACCCTACTTCGGGTCATGCAGTCCCCACTGCACCTTGAACACGGACCCGAACGGGCAGTCAACGGCGTCGCCCGCCGACTCGCAGACGTCACCGCCGCCAAGCGGGACCTCGGCTTTGAAGCAGCGATAGAACTCGAAGATGGACTGCGCTCGCTCGTCACCTGGTGGCGTCCACTCCGTGAAGAAATCGCAGCCTCCCGGCAGCTGGCCCGGCCTGAAGCACCCTCAGTAGGTGCCCGATGA
- a CDS encoding oligosaccharide flippase family protein translates to MTLRSRAASPRTPTPTRAFVISVLNAVVTRLGTIAIGIALARLLGPEQFGTYAVAFVALMAVLSFNELGVSLAIVRWPGEPKEIAATVTTISTACSIVLFAGSYVMAPYFTAAMGNGAATDVVRALAFCIVLNGLVATPAALLQRNFRQGQRMVIDQVNVWLGAGVSLVLVIMGLGAMSLAIGRVLASLISAVLFLIYSPLPYRFGFSRKLAKQLLAFGLPLAGASMVVFGVGYIDQLVAGKMLGPVVLGFYVMATNMAGWPASLLSQPLRSVAPATFARLQGAPAEMRAAMLSIVAVVASAMLPVSAVLTACAVPVVTLLYGEAWAPAAVALAWLAPVAVFRVFHELIYDYLVVIKQSVSILRVQVLSLLALVPALVLGAQVGGLAGLAAVPLVIAAAVTSPLYLGALSRAGVPLRSLGASIWVSTTISVAAGVVCFVLSSSIPSPVMAVAACLFVGMLALTASVFLRLGDIHQLRRMGLEQEAVR, encoded by the coding sequence GTGACCCTCCGCAGCCGTGCTGCAAGCCCGCGAACGCCCACTCCAACACGGGCGTTCGTCATCAGCGTCCTGAACGCAGTCGTGACACGCCTGGGAACGATCGCAATCGGCATCGCACTCGCGCGGTTACTCGGGCCCGAACAGTTCGGAACATACGCTGTGGCCTTCGTAGCACTCATGGCCGTATTGAGTTTCAACGAACTTGGGGTCAGCCTGGCAATCGTTCGGTGGCCGGGGGAACCCAAGGAAATCGCAGCGACCGTGACTACGATCTCAACGGCATGCAGCATAGTCCTCTTCGCAGGTTCCTACGTGATGGCCCCCTATTTCACGGCAGCCATGGGAAACGGAGCCGCCACCGACGTGGTCAGGGCGCTCGCCTTCTGTATCGTGCTCAATGGACTGGTGGCTACGCCTGCGGCCCTTCTGCAACGGAACTTTCGGCAGGGCCAACGCATGGTCATTGACCAGGTCAACGTTTGGCTCGGAGCGGGTGTGTCCCTGGTTCTGGTCATCATGGGCCTGGGAGCCATGAGCCTGGCAATCGGGCGGGTGCTGGCCAGCCTCATTTCGGCTGTCCTTTTCCTTATTTACTCGCCGTTGCCGTATCGCTTTGGGTTCTCCAGGAAGTTGGCGAAACAGCTGCTGGCTTTTGGGTTGCCCCTGGCGGGGGCGAGCATGGTGGTCTTCGGTGTGGGTTACATTGACCAACTGGTTGCTGGAAAGATGCTCGGGCCAGTGGTGTTGGGGTTTTATGTCATGGCCACCAATATGGCCGGTTGGCCGGCCAGCTTGCTGTCCCAGCCTCTGCGCAGCGTGGCTCCGGCGACCTTTGCAAGACTGCAGGGTGCACCCGCGGAGATGCGTGCCGCGATGCTATCCATTGTCGCGGTGGTGGCTTCGGCGATGCTACCGGTCTCCGCGGTCCTGACGGCTTGCGCTGTTCCTGTCGTGACGCTGCTGTATGGCGAGGCATGGGCGCCCGCTGCTGTTGCGTTGGCTTGGCTGGCACCTGTTGCCGTCTTCAGGGTTTTTCACGAACTCATTTACGACTACCTGGTGGTGATCAAGCAGTCGGTTTCTATTCTGAGGGTCCAAGTCTTGTCACTCCTGGCCTTGGTGCCGGCGCTGGTTTTGGGCGCACAAGTGGGTGGCCTCGCTGGTTTGGCAGCAGTTCCCCTTGTCATTGCGGCAGCTGTCACTTCGCCTCTCTATCTCGGAGCTCTCTCACGAGCGGGCGTTCCCTTGAGAAGCCTTGGAGCCAGCATCTGGGTTTCCACCACCATATCGGTCGCCGCCGGAGTGGTCTGTTTCGTCCTGTCCTCTTCGATTCCGTCGCCAGTCATGGCAGTTGCTGCGTGCCTGTTCGTTGGGATGCTGGCACTTACGGCATCGGTGTTCCTCAGACTGGGAGACATCCATCAATTACGTCGGATGGGTCTGGAACAGGAGGCTGTCCGGTGA
- a CDS encoding acetyltransferase, whose amino-acid sequence MTELLLIAASGLAREVLAMVRNTGQYDVIGILDDDEDKVGRVVDGAHVLGPIRDALTFPHAMLLVCIGSGRGRESVVMRLRTLGLAEDRYATAIDSSVHPPEGCRIGLGSILLANVTMTASVTVGSHVVAMPGVTLTHDDVVSDFATLAAGVSLGGNVHIGRAAYIGMNASVRERRTVGAGATIGMGAAVLTDVPDEETWAGVPARVIRRGFSPELEDAL is encoded by the coding sequence ATGACCGAGCTCCTCCTCATCGCCGCCAGCGGACTCGCCCGCGAAGTCCTGGCCATGGTCCGCAACACCGGACAGTACGACGTCATCGGAATCCTGGACGACGACGAAGACAAAGTGGGCCGCGTCGTGGACGGCGCCCACGTCCTGGGCCCCATCCGTGATGCCCTGACATTCCCGCACGCCATGCTGCTGGTCTGCATCGGCTCGGGCCGTGGACGGGAAAGCGTCGTCATGAGACTGCGCACCTTGGGCCTGGCTGAGGACCGCTACGCGACGGCGATCGACTCGTCCGTACACCCACCCGAAGGATGCAGGATCGGACTGGGGAGCATCCTCCTGGCGAACGTCACCATGACAGCCTCCGTCACTGTCGGAAGCCACGTGGTAGCCATGCCAGGAGTCACGCTCACACACGACGACGTCGTCAGCGACTTCGCCACCCTGGCCGCCGGCGTATCCCTCGGCGGCAACGTCCACATCGGCAGGGCAGCCTACATCGGCATGAACGCCAGCGTCCGCGAGCGCCGCACTGTCGGCGCCGGGGCAACCATTGGCATGGGAGCGGCAGTGCTTACCGATGTCCCTGACGAGGAGACCTGGGCCGGGGTGCCCGCACGGGTAATACGCCGCGGATTCTCCCCCGAACTGGAGGACGCCCTGTGA